CAGATTATACCATGTCACCAAACCACGTTGTGATCCAGTTAGTCGTTGAGCTGTACTTACTCGAGGAGGTCGACCCATACCGACGCTTAGAGCTCGAGCAGATCTTTCTTTAGCTGCTCTTTTCGCTGCCAATTCAAGACGAGCTATCTTTAGCAgaagctcttcttcactttcaggATCCTGTGACATGGTTGAGCTCATCTCAGTGATGTTACGGATAAAACCTGAAACAAGGACTCTACTCACGACTTCATCAAGGGAATGgtgttcttcatctgtatgAGAGGAGTGTTGAGGTACTTCCCCTTGAGCTCGAGACTGATGTTCGCCACGAAGAGAACTGTCGTCTGGATACCCTCCCGCTTTGTATTCACTTCGAGGGTCTCGACCGTAGCTACGTACGTGTAAAGAAGAGTTAGTTGTGGGACCGAAATCGAATATGTCATGATGTCAAAGGGAGCAGAGCGACAGAAACATGGCGTCAGCTCAGTCCAGTTGTCAGAAGGAAGCTACAGACGACCAACAGCGGATGACTGACTGAATTGAGACTGGCgtgaagaaatggagaaaatAGTGGTGTGTGGAGAGAGGCGATATCCAGGAGCCATGGAAGAAacagatgaggaagaagaagaaaacggaagggagagaagaagaagcataCAGAGATGCGCATAGCGAATTTGCTGGATTTATGGGGCAAGATAAGGAGAAACCGGGAAGAGGAATGGAGcatgagattgagaatgatATTCAAGTAACATGAGGGGtcagaaggtgatgagaggAATATGAGAGGCAGAAGGGCACTCATGCAAccgacgaagaagaagcagtagCGTACCTATCATCCCTTTTGATTcgagaaggaggttgataATCGCCTCGATCGATTTGACCATGACTGTTTCGAGAGTATTCAGTCATTCTGATGGTTTTTAGTTTTGACCAAACTAGTTAAAGAGAGTAAGAACGGTCGAGACCAGGAGTTGCTGGGAAGGAATCACTCAAAAAGTCAATTTTCGAGTGCGGAAGAATATAGAAGGGGGGAAGATGGacgagaaaagaaagaagaagaagaagaaaagagagagaaaggtgaaaagacTCATATCAAATTAGTTAGTTATAGTAAATTTATCAAGGGGGAGGGGAATATGATGAATACCGGTGAGTCAACTATtagtgtgtgtgtgtgtgtgtgtgtgtgtgtgttttGATGGTAGTCACATGATGTTATCTGATGGCGAACTGACGTGAATACGCGTTGACGCTTTGACCATCTCCCAGTATTTGATATAAATATAACTCCCCCTTCCTTTCAGCTATTGTGATTCCCCTCCCTTTGATCAAAATAGCCTCACGCCAATTaccatcacttcttcacGGCCGATTACCAGAAGGTATGAACGCGAGGTATATGAGCGACTGCTGAAAACTGGAATCTATTAAAGCCAGATAATAAAGATCGAGTATTACGTATTACGTAATCTCATTAGTAGGTGAAATCGAGCCCGACTCGCTCCGACATTTCCTTGTTATGATAGTTTATGACGGTGTGAACAGACCTTTCAGTGGTGAAGATCCATGTGTTTTACACCATGAGAAGATCCATTGCGACAGCATGACCTACTGGAATGACAGCTCAGTATTGATTAAGAAGGTCAGTAGAATCCTCCAAGATGTATCCGTTTTACTCCGCTCCATAATTCCTCGAGGATATGTTGTTTTCCCTATATATGCATATGACCATCCCAGTCCTCATACTAtccatcctttcatcctgACATGTTCTGAGATGAGTGGTGAACGAGCTtaagaagatttggattgTTCGAGTCGAAGGTAAAAGTcgtctctcttcttcactatTAAACGTACCCATCTGGATTAGAAGATAAAAACAACACGAATTATGCAGAACAGACTTACTCATTGGAAGGTGGACGGTGTACCAGAAAACGTATCCACCAGCAGTGCCGAGACCGAGACTATCGAATACATGCTTAATATCAGTACATGATCCACAGGAAAAGAGGgatttattgatgatgaaaaatTCGTGATAACGAACGCGGCGGTGAGATCAGTTATGAGTCTCTTTCGGAGCTGCAACCATCTGATCAGCTTTCGTCCTCAGATCTATGGAGCGCATAGCTTACCTTTCCAACAACAGGAGCGACGGGCATGATGACTGAGGTAGATTTTGTTCGTGACGGTGTATCGAGAAAGAGTGGTGCGTTAATGTATAAATTCAATGAAAGTCAATTGAAATCATGCTTATGGCATGGAGTTGGTTGAGATGGGTGAACGAAAGGGTGTAAACGTAAGGTTTGATTGGACAAACATATTAAATGGGTGGAACGTATAGCAGATACGATCATACCGTGGGAAAATGCAAAAATTAGCTCATCATTGCAGTGTGGGGTCAATTCGGCGTTATAGGATGCATGCCGTcgggaatggaatggaatgtCTGTAATACAAACGTGGGGAATCACAAAAACGTCACTGAGTGAAATCAAAAATCCCATCTCTTCCCATCATTTCAACACACTCTTCTCACCTTGAACAATCTTGAATATCCATTCGACAGAAATTATATCAAGCGTGAGTAGCATATATGATCAAAGCACGAAGCGATACTAGAAGAGACTTAGACGTTGAAAAGCTAACTTAGTGTCTCTTCCCACTTTATCATTAATGACCGTTGGTCCACCTTCACGacctaaatcatcttttAAACGATTCACTTGGCCTATATTATCCCTTCTAATCGCTCTGATCTcaatatatcttctttcacctctcccCTTACCTCGATTGTCGCTTGTTCGCAATATCAGGTCTTCTACAATGTCTCTCTCATCCAAACTTAGCATTACCGACGTCAACCTCAAAGGCGAACGAGTCCTCATTAGAGTTGACTTCAATGTCCCGTGAGTTCCTTTGACGCTGCTAAAGTTCCAACGCTAGGCTGACCCGAACGGTCGCTGCTTCTATAGTCAAGACAAGGAGTTGAACATCACTAACCCTGCTGTAAGTGGACATATCATCCATAAGGCCCTATTTAGTATTTTTCTGAGAGGTACATCAACCGAGACTGACAATTGACCCTGATCTAGCGTATCGTAGCCGCTCTCCCTACCATCAAATATGCCattgaacaaggtgagtcatcttcGCAAAGAGAGATATCTGCCATATTCCCTTCCGGCTTATCATCACATCTGCGACAAGCTAATCAAGTTACATCTAGGCGCCAAATCCGTCATCTTGATGTCCCATCTTGGGCGACCTGACGGTTCCCCTAACCCCAAATTCTCCCTCAAGCCAGTAGCCACTAAACTATCCGAACTTCTGTCCAAAGACGTCAAATTCCTCGATAACTGCGTGGGCgaagatgtgaagaaagcTGTTTTAGCAGGTGACAATGGTCAAGTCTTCTTATTGGAGAACTTGAGATTCCAcgttgaggaagaaggtaaaggtaaaaaggaTGGTGAGAAGATCAAGGGTGAGCTGGAGTGTCCCTGCCTTCAAGTAGTCGTATCAGGTCACTGATCCTCTGCCCTGATCGTCTTAGCCGATCCTGAGAACGTCAAGAAATTCAGAGAGGATTTGACTGCTCTTGGTACAGTCTACATCAATGATGCGTGAGTAAAGGTTTTGTATCTGGAAAGAACCACAACAGACTGACGCTTCGGCCATTTAGCTTCGGTACCGCCCACCGAGCTCATTCTTCCATGGTTGGTGTCCAACTCCCTCAACGAGCAGCCGGTTTCCTTATGAAGAAGGAACTCGAATACTTTGCTAAAGTTTTAGAGCACCCTGAACGACCTTTCTTGGCTATTCTCGGTGGTGCCAAAGTCGCCGACAAGATTCAATTGATTGAGAACATGCTTGACCAAGTGAGATCACGCCATCAAGCGGCTTGAACTATTACGGGCGCTGATGTAACTGTCAAAAATAGGTCAACACCCTTATCATTTGTGGTGGTATgtcattcaccttcaagaaGACTCTTGAGAATGTCGAGGTCAGTTGGGGGATTCCCAACGCAGGTCCAGAGCAGCAGCTAACACTGCTATCTGATTCAGATTGGTAAATCCCTTTTCGATGAGGAGGGTTCCAAGAAGGTTCAATCACTTGTCgagaaagccaagaagaaCAACGTCAAGCTTGTCTTCCCCGTCGATTACGTCACTGCTGACAAATTCGACAAGGATGCTCAAGTGGGTCATCTCACTCTTATGTTATTCTCAAAGTGCTGACTATCGATTGAAAGGTTGGAGAAGCTACCGATGAATCTGGTATCCCCTCTGACTGGCAAGGATTAGACGCTGGACCCAAATCTCAAAAACTCTTTGCTGAAACTGTCGCTGAAGCCAAGACTATCCTCTGGAACGGTCCCGCCGGTGTTTTCGAATTCCCCAATTTCGCCAAGGGATCAGATGCTTTACTCGATGCCACCATCAAAGCAGCCAAGAACGGTGCTACAGTCATTGTTGGCGGTGGTGATACCGCTACTCTTGTTGCTAATGCTGGTAAGGAGAGTGAATTGAGCCACGTCTCCACCGGTGGCGGTGCTTCTCTCGAGTTACTCGAGGGTAAGGTGAGTGACGATCTTCCGCGAAAGAGAAGCGGATATTGCTGACCAAGTTGAATGTAGACCCTCCCTGGTGTTGCAGAGCTCTCCGAGAAGAAATAAATGCATTCGTCCTTGTAGTTTTCGAAAGAATCATGCATATCACGGAGAATGTCCAGTATATACGAATGATGTATTGTTCATGCAGATCATTCATTGTAATTAGCAAAATTTGTTTGTTCCCCTCGTTTTAGCATCAACATTGATCTGTTTTCACGCGACGCGTTCGGTGCGCTCAAAATGTCAACAAATCTCATGAAGTATCGTTTTGCTCGTCATGactttttcccattcccatacctACTGTCATTTGAACGATCGCATAATAGTAATCATATCATAGAAATAAGCTGCTGTCCAGACGAATCTCGAACAGAGATTAGACAATAGAGAGGATGCCTTCACTATCAGATACATTAGATTCGTTAAAATCTCGTACAGAGGAATTAGCTTATTTATCAACACTAAATTCTAAACCATCCGGTCCATTCGTTCAAGCTTATCTCCATCTCCCTAATGTATTAAATGGTAGTAATAATGGAAGAAACAACGTATTGGATCTAATCAGAGATGCAGGTGAAAGTGAGAGAAGATTGTTCAAATTTATCGGTGAAACGGATGGTCCAAGTGGGACTGGAAACAAGAGAGTTGAAAAAAGGGAAGGGGGAATCGTAACTCCTCTGAAAGAACTTAAATCTACCAAACAGAAAAATGGcagagatgagattgaagtgGTTTTGAGAACTGCTATGAAATTAGTTGATGATTAGTGAGTATCTCGTAATAAATCTCTCCTTGTTAGTTTCAACAGAGAGCTATCAATGTGCTCGTTGGAATACGCTTGACGATGGATCTTAATCAATGAAAAAAGAGGGAAAGTAGTAGTTGACGAAAGATTGATTCTAGTCGACCCATGCCAAGAGCAAGAGCACATATAGCGAATCTATTagacaatcatcattcttcacaagaaagattgattgaattggaagaattaATTCGAGATGTAAGTAAAGCTTGAATCCCAATACATGAAAGATTTCGCGTTTGTGTGGATCCTATCAAAACTGATCATTATTGATTTTCGTAGGCTAGTAAACCACCTCAAGTACCTTCTCCTCTGTCGACGGTCCAGAAGTCGGCTTCACCTTCGCCTCCTAAAGCAGACGTGGCCAAAcctgatgaagtgaaaatGACTCCTGAGGAatctatcaaagctgaagaagcatcGTTAAGGGCACTAGAACTTTCTCTTATACAACTGAGAAAATcacaccaaaatcaagacGGAGGTCAAAATCCACCATCATCGTTCGCCTCACCTCCGCAGTCAACGAGAAATCTCGCTTCTTCCCCTCCTACAGGAAGGTATGAACCAAATACAGATATGATGCAGACTCCCGCAAGACCATTTGGCGGTAGTAGCGTAAGAGAGATGAATCAAACCCCAGCGACAGTAAGACAAATGCCTCATGTTACCAATAGTCTAGTAGTGAACGGTATGACACCAAGAAGGGTAGATAGGTTCTCACCACTCAGACTACTCACTCCTAGAGCACCAGTGGGATCAAGTGGGTTAAGTCaaccagaagaaagaagaacgatATTTGGTAGACCAAGTACTAGTCATCCTCTAAATAGAAGTTTGAGTGGATCTGCCTCTGCATCAGGCATTGCTGGATCAAACAGTCAACCTGTCGTACCTACTCCCGGTGGGCCATCCACAACAACTCCTTTCAACAAAACTTTGACTAGTTCCACAAACGCTTCTTCCCATGACGCGGATGCAAGTTCGAATGAGGACGAAACTGTAAGATTCCCAAGGCCCGTTCCGCCGCCGGTCCTGGAAGCTCCAATCCAGGAATCCACGCCCGGCAGAACGGACGGAAATGAACATCCGACAGAAACGCCAAAAGCCACACCTGACGTGGGAAGCAAGGCACAAGAGAACAATGGCAGTAGATTAGATGGAATAGATACGGAAGCGGATGAGGTGAAAGCTGGTATTGTAAGTCACCATATCCTTACTGACCTCAGGTTTGATACACTTGGCGAAGGAATGATATGACACTGACTGTTTTCAAATGGTGTTATAGGCCAAAGTCTGGAGTACTTTAGGTGATATGATGCGACAAGGTATCAAACCAGGTCAAGTTGTGGGAGAGGATGTTCAATCGTCTGTGTAAGTGAAGACACTAATCAACTGAGAAGTCCTCTTCTTGCAATCCAGGTCAATACTGAATATCAAGCAATGTGCTGACCTCGGCGTCATGTAGTAAACATCTGATTCACCTATCTTCGTCAGATCTTCCATCACCTCCATCCCcaagctcttcttccgtATCATCCCTTTCAGCGCCCAGTGGAATCCCGACAAAACCTATCACGTCAGAAACCATTCTATTCTCTCATCTATTCATATCCCTCTTACGTTCTGCATCACTCACAAGTGAAGGAAATGGTGGAGTAGATATGAACGAACTGAAAGAGTCTTTGACCTCTATTGCTAAAGCAAGGAAATTCGATGGTGCCAGTGGATTAGGCACAAAAGTGATCTACGCTGCAGTGGGTAAAAGGACTGTTAAAATTGAAAggaaaggtggaagtggtagaGTTAGATTTGCAGATTAATCTGAGTATATGCATATTGTTCATTTTGACGGACTGTATAGGCAGGCATGGGTTGATATGTAGCGAACAAGTCAAAGATTTGAAGTTGACAATCGAAGCAACATTATTGTTTAACGCGTCTATAAAGTTTCTGAGCGCGTCGAGTGAATATATAGATAGTTTATCGAACACTTTGTTTCCTCAACATTACAAATAGTCTTCAGTCCACTATTCACCAACACTTTGTAAACCCCACCTAGTTTCGTTCAAGATCTGCCAACGACATTGCATCTGAGCAGTTCAACTCAGATACTGACATACTCCAGCTACATTAATCTCACTAATACCAGGCAAAATGTCATTTTtcgacgatgacgatgatgatcccctttcaccttgttcacaTCGAACAGGAgaagcatcttcatctagGCAACGAGAACCAAGCTTGACTAGTAACACATCGTTTATGGATAGATTACGTTCTACTTCTACTGtatcttcacctcctccactcggtcaaggtcaaggtcaagttCACGGTCACGGTCGACGtcgaaatgaagaagatgatattgatagatCAAGAGCTAGTGCTTCTATATTTGATGAGTCATCTATATCAGGCTACGGATATAGTGGATTGGACGAGAGTATAAACGGAGAGAGaggtattgatgatgaaaggatggaagGTTCAGAATTGGGCTTGGACGtggacttggacttggatcTAGATATGGaggaattggatgatgtgaAGAAATTAGGTAAAATATGGACTAGAGAAAGAGGGACTGTCGAATTAGGGAATTGGGAAGGcgatttgattgatgggaTATTTGATAAACTTGAacaacaagtgagtcaagCTGAGGAAATCGTTCTCAGCTCAGTAAATGAATAACGAATATACACTACTCACTCAACTCAGATCTCTTGTGCTAATTCGATTTGCCTTTTCGTCCTTTTTGGGAAATCATAGCAAAAAATGGTCAATACCCTAAGATCAGATCCACAAActtcggaagaagaacatttCAAGTTGATGTTGGTCCAAACTGAAATGGAAAGAGTGAAATATCTCGTTAGATCATACGTTAGAACGAGGTTGCACAAGGTAAATTCATCGTTTTCATCACGACCTTGAAATTGACGAAATCAACCAATCTCGCTTTCGCTGATGTTTTCCCCATTATTCTGTGATTTTCTTGTATAGATCGAAAAGTTTACTTATCATATAACGCTCACACCTGAGATACATCATTTGCTATCAGGTGCAGAATTATCACATGCCAAGCGGTGAGTTACAAAACTCCATATTACGATTCATATTCAAGCAAtactctttccttttttcttatGAGAAACTGTTCCCAGATATACGGAACTCTTACATACACATTTTCAACATTCAGTCCTTGATTCCTTACCTGTATGGTTAAGGAAAATGGATGATGCTTACGGTGATGGTTTATCAATGGGTATGTAAcacctttctttttcccGTTTCATGTAAGTAGCGCAATTGACCTTTGGATTTGGCTTCCAGTCACTAAGCCAAATCGGAATGTACCAGTCCTGATATACTGTAGAAAAGATTGTGGTGAGATAACACTAGAAGGGTAAGCTTCCAATTGATGTTATCGTACAGGTAATAGCTGATCAACGATGACAATCATTTGCAGAGGCGAACGAGCAGCTTTAGCAAGGGGAACAACCCATCTTGTGAAATTTAAGCTGGTTGATAGATGGATCAGTTTAGGTTGGGCAGAGGTTTTGTGATACTATGAGACGTGAGATATTGAATATAATTGCATCATGCATGATTAACCATTGAGTCACCATGATATTATAGGGAAATCTGAAATAAGCTATTATAACGTGGAAATGAAGTTTGAGTATTGCCTAAGACTTGAGAAAAGAGTAGTACAACAGCAGCTAGgttctccttttcttcttccgacTTCACAGTGAGATAGGAATACAGTACAATCGATATCTAATTTAGTTTATACTTGTGGTACAAGTATAGTCAATCTATCCATTTATATTCAGTCTATTCGTTTCTGCTACAACATCATTCGATTCAGGCCTTATCATACTCTCAATCTTGGACAAAAGATCGTCCTGTCAAGTTCCTAGAATCAGCAGACAATTAAGGGGAAACACGCAAGATAAGGGATATTACTTACTAAACGGTATGGTTTGATGATCACTGCCACCGCAATAATGGAATTAGCGGTCATATCACACGCTGGAAAATACGTTTCGACTCACCGTCATCCATACCAGATAGCTTTGCCTCGTCAATTTGACCTTGTCTAGCATTACCAGCTGCAAAGTCGATATCAGTACAAATGATGATGGGAAAAGGACGGTTGGTTCACTTAATGCCAGTACAGGTGTTCTGCTCAACGAACTGGTAATCTCATCCTGTCTAATCTGCTTAACCGCCGTCAAACCGTCCATGACTTTGACATTATCAGCTTGGTACTCTGCACCGTAAAGATTTGGTGAACGAAGAAAGATGCTTACCCGGCATTTCTAAATCCATAATGACACAATTAAAtgatgatttctcctttgaaCCATCGGAGCTTGATATCTGTCTGAATTTCTCCAAAGCTTCTAATCCATTATTGGCGACTGTAGATATCCGTGGGATCAGCGTTAATACTCGAGTGGTAttttacctgaagaagacgacCAGAGAacagatgactcaccttggacCGTAAATCCTACATGTTTTAGTTGTCTAGCCAGAACcgtttgattgatgagattgtcCTCTACGATCAAAACTTTGGGTTTTTTACCTCCAACTGCCCAACTTGGAATTTTCGACATCGCAACACTCATAGAGCTTTCGGTTTGCTTCAGCTTCGGTGCCTTTGGGCGTTTGCTCTTGATGCttcctgaaggtgaagagatCTGAGAGGGTGTTGTCGATGTAGTCATTTCACAGGTTCGAGCTTCCACGAAGAACCGGAATGTACTTCCTTTGCCGCGTTCACTTAAAACTTCAATACGTCCTCCCACTACTTGATTGTTAGCGTAGGATATCATACCGAGGCCCCTCATCACGATGACCTACTAATATCAGTTATTTCTGCAAGAGAGGGGGAAACAATCAGCTAAGCAATGCTTCATCTCCGTTTCGGTTCAAGACTTACTTCTGCAAACGAAAAGTCCCAAGCCTGATCCTCCAAAGACAGTGTGCGTTTTGGCTGATTCGTGACAGAGATCAGGAACCTTTTTTTGGTAGAGCTGACATGCTTCCGCTGATCAACACAAACACTCACGGGATACTTGCGAGAATCTATGGAACAGCTTTTGCAGTTCTTCAGGAGTAAGACCTGGCCCAGTATCGGTGACTAGTCATTCGAGAAAGAGTAGAAATCAACACAAGATACCCATGTGGGACTGAAAACCTTCATACGTACTTGCAACGTAAAGGTAGATAGGATGACCCGGTTTCACAGTTTGTGGTTGTTCTGAAGGCGGTGGCATACCGCAACTTGAATCGGAAGGGGGATCGAAACTTAGATCTACAGCAAGCTCGATTCGTCGTATATCTGGAATTCAATTCAACAGTCATATTAGTGTGAACGCATTTTAATGATCTCGTGGTTGACTCACCACTGTTCGCTGTAAATCGTATAGCATTCGATAGCAAGTTGGTGAACCTGTAAGTATgaccaagatgatcaattaTCGTTTTCACAACGGGGTAATAGGTATATCTAGCATTCACGCACACTTGTCCCAGTCTCACATGGTCTATTTTGATTGTGTCGATTCCTAGCCTTTCCATTGATTCTCCTTCCTTGAGCGATAACGATATCCGTTTCATCCGTGCCTCactttggaagatggaaagtactttttgagcttcttcCCTGATATTCGTCTCTGTGTCATACATCTCTGCAACATATCGATCCAGTCAGCGAACTTCAAAGAAATGCTTATGGTGATCATGCTTACGGAGCATATCTAATGAAGCCAATTACATCATCAGCACTTGTCAACCTTTCAGGGAGTACACAGATTAAGAGAGCTCACCTAATTGGATACGACCCAAGGATAAGACATCGCTACATATTCTCTCTTGAGAAAGTCCACATTGGTATATACTTTCTAAAGCGTCCAGATCTTCTTTGATAGTATTCATCAGTTGTCCAGTAGGCTTAAAAGGCAGCTCCTTGT
This genomic window from Kwoniella shivajii chromosome 7, complete sequence contains:
- a CDS encoding phosphoglycerate kinase, whose translation is MSLSSKLSITDVNLKGERVLIRVDFNVPQDKELNITNPARIVAALPTIKYAIEQGAKSVILMSHLGRPDGSPNPKFSLKPVATKLSELLSKDVKFLDNCVGEDVKKAVLAGDNGQVFLLENLRFHVEEEGKGKKDGEKIKADPENVKKFREDLTALGTVYINDAFGTAHRAHSSMVGVQLPQRAAGFLMKKELEYFAKVLEHPERPFLAILGGAKVADKIQLIENMLDQVNTLIICGGMSFTFKKTLENVEIGKSLFDEEGSKKVQSLVEKAKKNNVKLVFPVDYVTADKFDKDAQVGEATDESGIPSDWQGLDAGPKSQKLFAETVAEAKTILWNGPAGVFEFPNFAKGSDALLDATIKAAKNGATVIVGGGDTATLVANAGKESELSHVSTGGGASLELLEGKTLPGVAELSEKK